One part of the Luteibacter yeojuensis genome encodes these proteins:
- a CDS encoding ABC transporter ATP-binding protein produces the protein MAAVRLDKVRKVYPNGHVALKEASFEIADGELLVLVGPSGCGKTTLLRMIAGLESITGGTMTIGDRVVNDVAPKDRDIAMVFQNYALYPHMTVRENLGFGLRLRGVDRAEIDRRVAAASDMLGLNERLEHRPAALSGGQRQRVALGRALVRDPSVFLLDEPLSNLDAKLRLSTRVEIARIHRRLGATMVYVTHDQIEAMTLGQRIVVLNGGVVQQLDTPMNLYNTPANLFVAGFLGSPAMNLFRGTLRRADGLRLEMKDGAIALGADAPGLAAYLDKPVVVGIRPEDLLTVDDHAGLAERLRAHVEVVEPVGNEVFLNMRRGDAEWVARVPPHSTIQPDSEVALGFRPERLHFFDPENTARIDA, from the coding sequence ATGGCAGCGGTTCGCCTCGACAAGGTGCGCAAGGTATATCCGAACGGGCATGTGGCCCTGAAGGAGGCGAGCTTCGAGATCGCCGACGGCGAGTTGCTGGTGCTGGTGGGCCCCTCCGGCTGCGGCAAGACGACGCTGCTGCGCATGATCGCCGGCCTGGAGTCGATCACCGGCGGCACCATGACCATCGGCGACCGGGTGGTGAACGACGTGGCGCCGAAGGACCGGGACATCGCCATGGTGTTCCAGAACTACGCGCTCTACCCGCACATGACGGTGCGCGAGAACCTCGGCTTCGGCCTGCGCCTGCGTGGCGTGGATAGGGCCGAGATCGACCGGCGCGTTGCCGCGGCCTCCGACATGCTTGGCCTGAACGAGCGCCTGGAGCATCGGCCCGCCGCGCTCTCGGGCGGCCAGCGCCAGCGCGTGGCACTGGGACGCGCGCTCGTGCGCGATCCCTCGGTGTTCCTCCTCGACGAGCCGCTGTCCAACCTCGACGCGAAGCTGCGCCTCTCCACGCGCGTCGAGATCGCGCGCATCCACCGGCGCCTCGGCGCCACCATGGTGTACGTCACCCACGACCAGATCGAGGCGATGACGCTGGGCCAGCGCATCGTCGTGCTGAACGGCGGTGTCGTGCAGCAGCTGGATACCCCGATGAACCTCTACAACACACCGGCGAACCTGTTCGTGGCCGGCTTCCTGGGCAGTCCCGCGATGAACCTCTTCCGCGGCACGCTGCGCCGCGCGGACGGTCTTCGTCTCGAAATGAAGGACGGCGCGATCGCACTGGGTGCGGACGCGCCGGGCTTGGCGGCGTACCTGGATAAACCCGTCGTCGTGGGCATCCGCCCGGAAGACCTGCTGACGGTGGACGACCACGCCGGGCTGGCCGAGCGTCTGCGCGCGCATGTCGAGGTGGTCGAGCCGGTGGGCAACGAGGTCTTCCTCAACATGCGTCGCGGCGACGCGGAGTGGGTGGCCCGCGTGCCGCCGCATTCGACGATCCAGCCGGATTCCGAGGTGGCCCTGGGCTTCCGGCCGGAACGCCTGCACTTCTTCGATCCGGAAAACACGGCGCGCATCGACGCCTGA
- the glk gene encoding glucokinase, with amino-acid sequence MANVSAPAPTLLADLGGTNVRFGIAHPDEDQPLIQESIRRYHVKDYASLADAARQYFKETGHPAQRAIIAAAGRIDNGETVKVTNNPWAISAKTLAKALDLEWVHLVNDFAAQSMAVMLMGDKPDAKGHADLVQVGPCAIPKIGSKEEQTFVVVGPGTGLGVGGLLIRGDKVSVLQTEGGHAGFAAHSAEDIEILKALNLRYGRVSNERLISGSGLVNLYNAICEISGRKPDESITPEDITRRATDESCPMCGRAVETFAGIFGSVAGDLVLTLGAWDGVYLTGGMTPILLPWIQKGHFRERFEAKGRFRDTMETVPTQAIMNPEPGLIGGTALAIVEAGGTPLRR; translated from the coding sequence ATGGCCAACGTTAGCGCCCCGGCGCCGACCCTGCTCGCCGACCTCGGCGGCACCAACGTGCGCTTCGGCATCGCCCATCCGGATGAAGATCAACCGCTCATCCAGGAAAGCATCCGGCGCTACCACGTCAAGGACTATGCCTCATTGGCCGATGCGGCCAGGCAGTACTTCAAGGAAACCGGACACCCGGCGCAGCGAGCCATCATCGCGGCCGCCGGTCGTATCGACAACGGCGAGACCGTCAAGGTCACCAACAACCCCTGGGCCATCTCGGCGAAGACCCTCGCCAAGGCGCTGGACCTCGAGTGGGTGCACCTCGTGAACGATTTCGCCGCCCAGTCGATGGCGGTGATGCTGATGGGCGACAAGCCCGATGCCAAGGGCCACGCGGACCTCGTGCAGGTCGGCCCTTGCGCCATCCCGAAGATCGGCAGCAAGGAAGAACAGACTTTCGTGGTCGTCGGCCCGGGCACCGGCCTCGGCGTCGGTGGCCTGCTGATCCGCGGCGACAAGGTGAGCGTGCTGCAGACCGAAGGTGGCCATGCCGGCTTCGCCGCGCACAGCGCCGAGGACATCGAGATCCTCAAGGCGCTCAACCTGCGCTATGGCCGCGTGTCGAACGAACGCCTCATCAGCGGCTCCGGCCTGGTGAACCTCTATAACGCCATCTGCGAGATCTCGGGCCGGAAACCGGACGAATCGATCACGCCGGAAGACATCACCCGTCGCGCCACGGACGAAAGCTGCCCGATGTGCGGCCGCGCGGTGGAAACCTTCGCGGGCATCTTCGGCAGCGTCGCGGGCGACCTCGTGCTCACGCTCGGCGCGTGGGACGGCGTATACCTCACCGGCGGCATGACCCCGATCCTCCTGCCGTGGATCCAGAAGGGCCACTTCCGCGAGCGCTTCGAAGCCAAGGGCCGTTTCCGCGACACGATGGAAACCGTGCCCACGCAGGCCATCATGAACCCGGAACCGGGCCTCATCGGCGGCACCGCGCTGGCGATCGTGGAAGCCGGCGGCACGCCGCTGCGCCGCTAA
- a CDS encoding addiction module antidote protein, which translates to MKEKLTRWHPVDHLRSEEDQVAYFNACIDDDPGDGCLIRAALGDIARARGMTSVAKATGMSREGLYRALATGGNPEFATIMRVVNALGFHLHAV; encoded by the coding sequence ATGAAAGAAAAGCTCACCCGTTGGCATCCTGTCGACCATCTCCGGTCCGAGGAAGATCAGGTCGCGTACTTCAACGCCTGCATCGACGACGACCCCGGCGATGGATGCCTGATTCGTGCCGCGCTGGGCGATATCGCGCGAGCACGTGGCATGACCTCGGTGGCGAAAGCCACGGGTATGTCCCGCGAAGGCCTCTACCGGGCTCTGGCGACGGGCGGTAATCCGGAATTCGCGACCATCATGCGCGTGGTGAATGCGTTGGGTTTCCACCTGCACGCGGTGTGA
- a CDS encoding DEAD/DEAH box helicase, translating to MHQPDDKRRREDPVDTLPQAWQRALGAPARPAVSEGVVLGFFLEGVNDDHEPAARLDVAPVLLTVGSDGRYSRPLPLDSRHLPEAAITVVEKRLASTVLGLPQTLRKSRSYARFSGELGDQLLAEVLDGAPCFFGGVAGLQLSRGRPQSLRWRWSLEKDGSQKLLPDVPASQRLFRVGSLWFLDAEHAEVGLLESDPEESGWLDLPPLPPEHTAAFRAGLEATRMGPRVPEPQVFGEMRRAEVSPRPVLVLHALTRHARLAAGTPPLAYGRLAFDYAGERLPGRGGEPLVRRVRNGSLLEIARRRAEELATMEGLEAAGLNPAVDTEGLPWDMADTLPDDAWLFPGKGYAGALEVNTPARWLALRPRLEADGFLLEYAPSFPFEVLEGPVRWYGKANEDDADRAFDLEIGIEVEGKRVNLLPAVAQALAEHQLSLSPMPGEAEDSVWYAPVDERRRVPVRLKELRGLLAPLAEYLEKPRQQLHLPRVQAGRLEELAQALPSGGSFEAPERLRGFTRRLREAAERASDAVPEGLRAELRGYQRDGLRWMNALAEAGTGGVLADDMGLGKTLQLITHLLALKESGNLESPALVVVPTSLVPNWISEVARFAPELTLLALHGPQRAETFARIPGHDVILTTYALLPRDVDTLKKQAFSLVVLDEAQQVKNPRTQARRALLALKAPRCLCLTGTPLENHLGELWSQVDLAVPGLLGDEGAFRRHYRLPIEKHQDLECQERLNRRIAPFILRRTKAQVASELPAKTEITRRVVMESKQRDLYESLRLSLAEELREVIAQRGIAHSGIVVLDALLKLRQVCCDPRLVKLEAARGVRESAKFELLMDMLPALLAEGRRVLLFSQFTEMLKLIAVELDRRRISYVTLTGETRDRAEPVQRFQDGEVPLFLLSLKAGGVGLNLTSADTVIHYDPWWNPAAEAQASDRAHRIGQDKPVFVYRLITAGTVEERIEELKARKAELADAVLEGGGSRERLSFDESDLDALLAPSA from the coding sequence ATGCATCAACCGGACGACAAGCGCAGGCGGGAGGATCCCGTGGACACGCTGCCACAGGCCTGGCAGCGCGCGTTGGGCGCCCCGGCGCGACCGGCGGTGTCCGAAGGCGTCGTCCTCGGTTTCTTCCTCGAGGGCGTGAACGACGACCACGAACCGGCCGCCCGCCTCGACGTCGCGCCGGTCCTGCTCACGGTCGGGTCCGACGGTCGCTATTCGCGACCGCTCCCGCTGGACAGCCGGCACCTGCCCGAGGCCGCGATCACGGTCGTGGAGAAGCGCCTGGCCTCCACCGTGCTCGGCCTGCCGCAGACCCTTCGCAAGAGTCGCAGCTACGCCCGTTTCAGCGGGGAGCTGGGCGACCAGTTGCTCGCCGAGGTGCTTGACGGCGCGCCGTGCTTCTTCGGCGGCGTGGCGGGCCTGCAGCTCTCGCGTGGCAGGCCGCAGTCCCTGCGCTGGCGCTGGAGCCTCGAAAAGGACGGCAGCCAGAAGCTGCTGCCCGATGTCCCGGCCAGCCAGCGCCTGTTCCGGGTGGGTTCGCTGTGGTTCCTCGATGCGGAGCACGCCGAGGTCGGCCTGCTGGAGAGCGATCCGGAAGAAAGCGGCTGGCTCGACCTGCCGCCGCTCCCGCCCGAGCACACCGCCGCGTTCCGTGCCGGCCTGGAGGCCACGCGCATGGGCCCGCGCGTGCCCGAGCCCCAGGTCTTTGGCGAGATGCGCCGTGCCGAGGTGTCGCCGCGCCCGGTGCTGGTGCTGCACGCGCTCACACGGCATGCGCGGCTCGCCGCAGGCACACCGCCGCTCGCCTACGGACGGCTGGCCTTCGACTACGCAGGCGAGCGGCTGCCCGGTCGCGGTGGCGAACCCCTGGTTCGCCGTGTGCGCAACGGATCGCTGCTCGAGATCGCCCGCCGTCGCGCCGAAGAGCTGGCGACCATGGAGGGCCTGGAAGCCGCCGGGCTCAATCCCGCGGTGGACACCGAAGGGCTGCCCTGGGACATGGCCGACACGCTTCCCGACGATGCCTGGCTGTTTCCCGGAAAGGGTTACGCCGGCGCGCTCGAGGTGAACACCCCGGCACGCTGGCTTGCCCTCCGGCCGCGGCTGGAAGCCGACGGCTTCCTGCTCGAATACGCGCCGAGCTTCCCCTTCGAGGTATTGGAAGGACCGGTGCGCTGGTACGGCAAGGCCAACGAGGACGACGCGGACCGCGCCTTCGACCTGGAGATCGGCATCGAGGTCGAGGGAAAGCGCGTGAACCTGCTTCCCGCCGTCGCGCAAGCCCTTGCCGAGCATCAGTTGAGCCTCAGTCCCATGCCGGGCGAGGCCGAGGACTCGGTGTGGTACGCACCGGTCGACGAGCGCCGTCGCGTGCCGGTTCGCCTGAAGGAACTGCGCGGACTGCTCGCACCCCTCGCGGAATACCTGGAAAAGCCGCGCCAGCAATTGCACTTGCCGCGCGTGCAGGCCGGCCGCCTCGAGGAACTGGCGCAGGCGCTGCCCAGCGGCGGCTCCTTCGAGGCGCCTGAGCGCCTCCGCGGCTTCACCCGCCGCTTGCGCGAGGCCGCCGAGCGCGCAAGCGACGCCGTGCCGGAAGGCCTGCGCGCCGAGCTGCGCGGCTACCAGCGCGACGGCTTGCGCTGGATGAACGCGCTCGCCGAAGCCGGCACCGGTGGTGTGCTCGCCGACGACATGGGCCTCGGCAAGACGCTGCAACTGATCACCCATCTGCTCGCGCTGAAGGAAAGCGGCAACCTCGAGTCGCCCGCGCTGGTGGTCGTGCCGACCAGCCTCGTCCCGAACTGGATTTCCGAAGTCGCTCGCTTCGCCCCCGAGTTGACGCTGCTCGCGCTGCACGGGCCGCAGCGCGCGGAAACCTTCGCGCGCATTCCCGGACACGACGTCATCCTCACCACGTACGCGCTGCTGCCGCGCGACGTGGACACGCTGAAGAAACAGGCATTCTCGCTCGTGGTGCTCGACGAGGCGCAGCAGGTGAAGAACCCGCGCACGCAGGCACGCCGCGCGCTGCTCGCACTGAAGGCGCCGCGTTGCCTGTGCCTCACCGGTACGCCGCTGGAAAACCACCTGGGCGAACTGTGGTCGCAGGTCGACCTCGCGGTGCCCGGTCTGCTCGGCGACGAGGGCGCGTTCCGCCGCCATTACCGCCTGCCGATCGAGAAGCACCAGGACCTCGAATGCCAGGAGCGGCTCAATCGCCGCATCGCGCCGTTCATCCTCCGCCGCACGAAAGCGCAGGTCGCGTCCGAACTGCCGGCGAAGACGGAGATCACCCGCCGCGTCGTGATGGAGTCGAAGCAGCGCGACCTCTACGAGAGCCTGCGTCTTTCCCTCGCGGAGGAACTGCGCGAGGTCATCGCGCAGCGCGGCATCGCGCACAGCGGCATCGTCGTCCTCGATGCCCTTCTCAAGCTGCGCCAGGTCTGCTGCGATCCGCGCCTGGTGAAGCTCGAGGCGGCGCGGGGCGTGCGCGAATCGGCGAAGTTCGAACTACTCATGGACATGCTTCCCGCGTTGCTCGCGGAAGGCCGCCGCGTGCTGCTCTTCAGCCAGTTCACCGAGATGCTGAAACTCATCGCCGTGGAACTCGACCGTCGCCGGATCAGCTATGTCACGCTCACCGGTGAAACGCGCGATCGCGCGGAACCCGTGCAGCGTTTCCAGGACGGCGAGGTGCCGCTGTTCCTGCTTTCGCTCAAGGCGGGCGGTGTCGGTCTCAACCTCACCAGCGCGGACACCGTCATCCATTACGACCCGTGGTGGAATCCCGCCGCCGAAGCGCAGGCGAGCGATCGAGCGCACCGCATCGGCCAGGACAAACCGGTGTTCGTCTACCGCCTGATCACCGCGGGCACGGTAGAAGAGCGCATCGAGGAACTGAAGGCCCGCAAGGCGGAACTCGCCGATGCCGTCCTCGAAGGCGGCGGCAGCCGCGAACGCCTGAGCTTCGACGAAAGCGACCTCGACGCGTTGCTGGCGCCTTCGGCGTGA